From the genome of Chlorocebus sabaeus isolate Y175 chromosome 21, mChlSab1.0.hap1, whole genome shotgun sequence:
CGCAGTTGAAGCTGGTCAATAGCTTTCTTCACATCTGCCTTTATATGACTTCGCCTCCTGGTGGAAGAATTGGGTACTCTAGGTCTCCAGACACAGTGTAAGTAAAGGTAGGCAATTGTGGCAGCCAGGAAGGTAAATAGAGACATGATGTAATGGCTCACCCATGGCATGTGCATTCTCCCCACTTCAATGATGACTGTTACATAGACTCCTTTCTGAATCAAGTGCAAAAGTTCCATGCCTTTCAGGTTGCCTATCATCACCGCAACTATATTTTCCGTCCCCTGGTGAGACATGGGAAATACTTTATTGCCCGTACCTTGATAGTTGTAGATGATCACCCCATTTGCTCCCTTCTCTGCTGCCACGTTGATTTTATGTGTAAAAGTACAGCCTCCACGTTCGATGAGGGCCAGCCAAGAGTCTGCCTGTTCAGGCCTGCTGAAATTGGTCAAAGGATTACAAGCATTCTGATTCCATCCTTCAGGAAGTGCTACCACACCAGACACCCTTTCCAGAGGAGAATGATTCCCGAACACTCCACTCTCTCCTAACTCTGATATGATCTTATTTCCAACTTGAAATGTTATATTCAGGTGAGCTGTCCAAATGGCTTTTCCATTTGAGTCAGGAAGGCTGAGTAGTAGAAAGATACTAAGCCTCAAAAGTCCAGATGAAAGAGAA
Proteins encoded in this window:
- the RNF148 gene encoding RING finger protein 148, with the translated sequence MSFLRITPSTHSSLSSGLLRLSIFLLLSLPDSNGKAIWTAHLNITFQVGNKIISELGESGVFGNHSPLERVSGVVALPEGWNQNACNPLTNFSRPEQADSWLALIERGGCTFTHKINVAAEKGANGVIIYNYQGTGNKVFPMSHQGTENIVAVMIGNLKGMELLHLIQKGVYVTVIIEVGRMHMPWVSHYIMSLFTFLAATIAYLYLHCVWRPRVPNSSTRRRSHIKADVKKAIDQLQLRILKEGDEELDPNEDNCVVCFDTYKPQDVVRILTCKHFFHKACIDPWLLAHRTCPMCKCDILKT